From the Oleiphilus messinensis genome, one window contains:
- a CDS encoding GTPase, with protein sequence MDARGSMLNLRIPDQTLMTLSFCDATVKGLEQWADELPKANIGETARQLYHAIIELNQLSAAPTLRMQLLEVVRSPMHFVCTELSKHFLNQSIMLPEKQRKIANLSQALQVHLATGYKIVLMNAITQSGPDRHKKLLAQASHRIIVEFGRAILRANQLYCASPDNIWHEMHQIFCFADAHNLRDLKVNDKEMAYKTESSVESPYKQVLLLGCCKPNQLRQNDLNTLYNVLEHWADQVKVSQKRIDNALFVINMKKDSPPVYRSLVHSAETEQYYGLDTAMLVKQISDYLNTPNPNRRNQSSDGLAMPEPLSDQIMAHLAQSLGVLAKRTFKRIASQGNLLICVGMSATHYYSAGETEFNKFMINASDDEEEGNKFLNAANKKNDAWGGAFDAGAGDGMPAGSSIDFAAGNSEEERKPGYKVYKIPLINTSPGGYCLHWTAEMPGNIQTGEILGVKEPGVEGWSIAAIRWIRQIKQQGTQLGVELLAPTAGPCGIQLLQKTGDNSEFLRALILPELTAIGQPATVITPRLPFQTGQKVMIFENGSSQRCQLVKRVSATGSYSRFEIKYLDGMMPFPDPAPSKSTKNSTVEDDFDSLWPSL encoded by the coding sequence ATGGACGCTCGGGGTAGCATGTTAAATTTACGCATTCCAGACCAGACCCTTATGACACTGTCGTTTTGTGACGCCACAGTTAAAGGACTAGAGCAATGGGCCGATGAACTACCCAAAGCGAATATTGGGGAGACTGCCCGGCAACTTTATCATGCCATCATTGAGTTAAATCAACTGTCTGCAGCCCCTACCCTGCGCATGCAGTTGCTCGAAGTGGTTCGTAGTCCGATGCATTTTGTGTGCACGGAGCTGTCCAAGCACTTCTTGAACCAGTCGATCATGCTTCCGGAAAAGCAGCGCAAGATCGCCAATCTCAGTCAGGCCCTCCAGGTGCACCTGGCGACCGGCTACAAGATTGTTTTGATGAACGCAATAACGCAAAGCGGACCGGATCGCCACAAAAAACTCCTGGCACAAGCCTCCCATCGCATTATCGTTGAGTTCGGGCGTGCGATATTACGTGCCAATCAACTCTATTGCGCCAGCCCCGATAATATCTGGCATGAGATGCATCAAATCTTCTGCTTCGCCGACGCACATAATCTCAGGGATCTTAAAGTCAACGACAAGGAAATGGCCTATAAAACTGAAAGCTCAGTTGAATCACCCTACAAACAGGTTCTATTACTGGGCTGCTGCAAGCCCAATCAACTTCGTCAAAATGACCTCAACACCCTGTACAACGTACTTGAGCACTGGGCAGATCAGGTTAAGGTTAGCCAGAAACGAATCGATAACGCGCTCTTTGTGATCAACATGAAGAAGGACTCCCCCCCGGTCTATCGAAGCCTCGTTCATAGTGCAGAGACAGAACAATACTATGGACTGGATACGGCCATGCTGGTCAAACAGATTTCAGACTATCTCAACACCCCCAATCCAAACCGGCGGAATCAAAGTTCAGATGGCTTGGCCATGCCCGAGCCGCTTTCCGACCAGATCATGGCACATTTGGCGCAATCCCTCGGTGTTCTGGCCAAGCGCACATTCAAACGCATTGCCAGCCAGGGCAACCTGTTGATTTGCGTCGGAATGAGTGCAACACACTATTACAGTGCAGGCGAAACCGAATTCAATAAATTCATGATCAACGCATCAGATGACGAGGAGGAGGGAAACAAGTTTCTCAACGCGGCAAACAAGAAAAATGATGCATGGGGAGGCGCTTTCGACGCCGGAGCTGGCGATGGCATGCCCGCTGGCAGCTCAATTGATTTTGCGGCAGGCAACAGCGAAGAAGAGCGAAAGCCTGGATACAAGGTTTACAAGATTCCATTGATTAACACCAGTCCGGGAGGCTATTGCCTGCACTGGACTGCCGAAATGCCGGGTAATATTCAAACCGGAGAGATTCTTGGCGTTAAAGAGCCCGGCGTAGAGGGTTGGAGCATTGCTGCCATCCGCTGGATTCGCCAGATCAAGCAACAGGGAACGCAACTTGGCGTAGAACTATTAGCCCCGACAGCCGGCCCCTGTGGCATTCAACTGTTACAGAAAACCGGGGATAACAGTGAATTTTTAAGAGCACTTATCCTGCCGGAGTTAACCGCAATCGGCCAACCTGCAACTGTGATTACGCCACGGCTGCCGTTTCAAACCGGGCAAAAAGTGATGATTTTCGAAAACGGCTCATCACAACGCTGTCAACTGGTCAAAAGGGTTTCGGCAACCGGAAGCTATAGTCGCTTCGAAATTAAATACCTGGATGGAATGATGCCTTTTCCTGATCCAGCGCCGAGTAAAAGTACAAAAAACTCAACCGTGGAGGATGATTTTGACTCCCTTTGGCCATCCCTGTAA
- the epmB gene encoding EF-P beta-lysylation protein EpmB, with protein MIPRIDDSIEESSWKKILSSAIKSPLELLQRLELPENLLLSGEVIDAEFAQRVPEPFLNRIKKGDINDPLLKQVLPVAKEREQHQNYIDDPLQESDSNPIPGVLHKYKSRALLITHPACPIHCRYCFRRHFPYGENNPGQARRDAALAYIRQDTQLNEVILSGGDPLTLDDPHLQSLFDQISGIPHIKRIRLHSRFPVVIPQRITETLIRTLQQSPLKTVLVLHINHPQEIDQQVANALQRLQHNNITLLNQSVLLHGINDDATILKHLSEKLFDIGVLPYYLHLPDAVAGTAHFDVSKARAIALMRELQAELPGFLVPKLVKENPGEHAKTTIFGG; from the coding sequence ATGATACCGCGAATTGACGATTCGATAGAAGAGTCAAGCTGGAAGAAAATCCTTTCCAGCGCTATAAAATCTCCGCTCGAGCTGTTGCAAAGGCTGGAATTACCGGAAAACCTACTCCTTTCTGGAGAGGTAATTGATGCAGAATTCGCCCAGCGGGTTCCAGAGCCGTTTCTCAACAGGATTAAAAAGGGTGATATCAATGACCCACTCCTGAAACAGGTCCTCCCTGTCGCTAAAGAGCGAGAACAACACCAGAACTACATCGATGATCCGCTTCAGGAGTCTGACTCCAATCCAATCCCGGGAGTCTTGCACAAATACAAGTCACGAGCCCTTTTGATCACCCATCCGGCTTGTCCGATTCACTGCCGCTATTGTTTCCGACGCCACTTCCCCTATGGGGAGAATAATCCGGGACAGGCCCGACGCGATGCAGCGTTGGCCTACATCAGACAGGACACACAATTAAATGAAGTTATTTTGAGTGGTGGCGATCCACTCACGCTGGATGACCCCCATCTGCAATCACTGTTTGACCAGATTTCAGGTATTCCACATATCAAACGTATTCGTCTGCACAGCCGGTTTCCAGTGGTGATTCCGCAACGAATCACAGAGACATTAATCCGTACCCTGCAACAAAGCCCACTGAAAACTGTGCTTGTATTGCACATCAACCACCCACAGGAGATTGATCAACAGGTCGCAAACGCGTTGCAAAGACTCCAACATAACAATATTACACTTCTGAATCAGTCGGTATTGCTGCACGGGATCAATGACGATGCCACTATCCTCAAGCACCTGAGTGAAAAACTCTTCGACATTGGCGTACTACCCTACTATCTTCACCTACCGGATGCGGTTGCCGGAACAGCCCATTTCGATGTTTCGAAGGCCCGGGCCATCGCGCTTATGCGCGAGTTACAGGCCGAGTTGCCGGGCTTTCTGGTACCGAAACTGGTGAAAGAAAACCCGGGAGAACATGCAAAAACGACAATTTTCGGTGGTTAA
- the efp gene encoding elongation factor P, translating to MANYSTNEFKSGLKVMLDGDPCAIVENEFVKPGKGQAFNRVKLRNLKSGRVWERTFKSGESLEGADVIDLDMEYLYTDGEFWHFMLTDGSFEQHAADQSAVGDTIKWLKEQEVYSVTLFNGAPLSVVPPNFVDLEVVETDPGVKGDTAQGGTKPATLTTGAVVNVPLFVSIGEVLKIDTRTGDYVSRAK from the coding sequence ATGGCCAACTATTCTACCAACGAATTTAAATCAGGTCTCAAAGTAATGCTAGATGGAGACCCGTGCGCCATCGTTGAAAACGAGTTCGTTAAACCCGGTAAAGGTCAGGCCTTCAATCGCGTCAAGCTCCGTAACTTGAAATCCGGACGAGTGTGGGAGCGTACTTTTAAATCCGGAGAGTCTCTGGAAGGGGCAGACGTTATCGATCTGGATATGGAGTACCTCTATACCGATGGTGAGTTCTGGCATTTTATGCTCACGGATGGTTCTTTCGAGCAACATGCTGCGGATCAAAGTGCTGTGGGGGACACCATCAAATGGTTGAAAGAGCAAGAGGTGTATTCTGTAACATTGTTCAATGGCGCGCCATTGTCCGTTGTACCGCCTAATTTTGTTGATCTTGAGGTGGTTGAGACGGATCCCGGTGTGAAAGGTGACACGGCTCAGGGCGGAACCAAGCCCGCGACACTTACTACCGGCGCGGTTGTGAACGTACCGTTGTTCGTCAGTATTGGTGAAGTGTTAAAAATTGATACTCGCACGGGCGATTATGTCAGCCGAGCAAAATAA
- the epmA gene encoding EF-P lysine aminoacylase EpmA, translated as MSAEQNNAAEHYANKRAYARSEIEQAGWLPTCSIDALKARGEMLRKIRLFFAEQGVLEVETPILSAAVATDPYLDAIQCSVAGVQSRLWTDSRVFDAEHAQDPLFFMQTSPEFAMKRLLAAGSGPIYQICKTFRNGERGRRHNPEFTMLEWYRPGFNDLNLMTEVEALVQLALPHFSLPFERITYRDAFRQYAGIDPFLASVAELKSCILSFTEMPGLSDDRDLLLDVILSHKVEPRLGAERPSFLHDYPASQAALAQVTQVDGYDVAQRFELYIHGLEIANGYHELLDAREQEQRLQADNRARMTLDKPCRPIDYHLIDALSAGMPACAGVALGLDRLLMIALGAEEIDAVLTFPVDRA; from the coding sequence ATGTCAGCCGAGCAAAATAACGCAGCCGAGCACTATGCGAATAAGCGGGCTTATGCCCGCTCTGAAATTGAACAGGCTGGCTGGTTGCCAACCTGTTCAATTGATGCCCTGAAAGCTCGGGGTGAAATGCTCCGAAAGATAAGATTGTTCTTTGCAGAGCAGGGGGTTTTGGAGGTGGAGACACCCATCCTGAGCGCAGCTGTTGCGACCGACCCTTATCTCGATGCGATTCAATGCTCCGTGGCGGGGGTTCAGTCCAGGCTGTGGACAGATTCAAGAGTGTTTGACGCTGAGCATGCCCAAGATCCTTTGTTTTTTATGCAGACGTCGCCTGAGTTTGCGATGAAACGATTGCTCGCCGCCGGAAGCGGGCCAATCTATCAGATTTGTAAAACCTTTAGAAACGGTGAGCGGGGGCGGCGTCATAATCCGGAATTTACCATGCTGGAATGGTATCGTCCTGGCTTTAATGATTTGAACCTGATGACTGAAGTGGAAGCGTTGGTTCAACTTGCTTTGCCGCATTTTTCACTACCCTTTGAGCGAATCACCTACCGTGATGCATTCCGTCAGTATGCCGGAATTGATCCGTTTTTGGCGTCAGTTGCAGAATTGAAGTCGTGCATCCTCAGTTTTACCGAGATGCCGGGTTTATCCGATGATCGCGATCTTTTGCTGGATGTCATTCTGAGTCATAAAGTGGAGCCAAGGCTGGGTGCTGAGCGACCCAGTTTTCTGCACGACTACCCCGCATCCCAGGCTGCTTTGGCACAAGTGACACAAGTGGATGGGTACGATGTAGCCCAGCGTTTTGAACTCTATATCCATGGGCTTGAAATCGCGAACGGTTATCATGAATTGCTGGATGCCCGGGAGCAAGAACAACGTCTTCAGGCCGATAACCGGGCACGAATGACTTTAGATAAACCCTGTCGACCGATAGATTACCATCTGATTGATGCCTTGAGTGCAGGAATGCCCGCCTGTGCCGGCGTTGCTCTGGGTCTGGACAGGTTGTTAATGATCGCGCTTGGTGCTGAAGAAATTGATGCTGTGTTGACGTTTCCCGTTGACCGGGCCTGA
- the asd gene encoding archaetidylserine decarboxylase (Phosphatidylserine decarboxylase is synthesized as a single chain precursor. Generation of the pyruvoyl active site from a Ser is coupled to cleavage of a Gly-Ser bond between the larger (beta) and smaller (alpha chains). It is an integral membrane protein.) codes for MRFDNLFVMGQHLAPQHGLSRAAGMLANSKVAAIKNPFINWFIKQYNVNMAEAEFPNAEDYADFNTFFTRALKPGVRPIDPSENTLVSPVDGTISQIGRVEKGKLFQAKGQDFSLIDLLGGSMERAKPFVDGEFTTIYLSPKDYHRIHMPEAATLREMVHVPGRLFSVNPVTTEKVSALFARNERVVCIFDTAFGPMAMILVGAMIVASIETSWAGLVAPSRRRVKAVQYGEDLNIRFARGDEMGRFKLGSTVVLVTPPKTTEWLDHLKAGSALRMGEPIANLQG; via the coding sequence ATGCGTTTTGATAATTTATTTGTGATGGGCCAGCACCTCGCCCCGCAACATGGACTTTCCCGAGCGGCAGGCATGCTTGCCAACTCCAAAGTCGCAGCAATCAAGAACCCGTTTATCAATTGGTTCATCAAACAATACAATGTGAACATGGCGGAAGCCGAGTTTCCAAACGCCGAAGACTATGCTGACTTTAATACGTTTTTTACCCGGGCTCTGAAACCCGGTGTACGCCCGATCGATCCCAGTGAGAATACACTGGTAAGCCCGGTCGATGGCACGATCAGCCAGATTGGCCGGGTCGAAAAAGGGAAGTTGTTTCAAGCCAAGGGGCAGGATTTCAGTCTGATCGATCTGCTCGGTGGCTCAATGGAGCGCGCCAAACCATTTGTCGATGGCGAATTTACAACAATCTATCTTTCACCAAAAGATTACCACCGCATTCATATGCCGGAAGCGGCGACGCTAAGGGAAATGGTACACGTCCCCGGAAGACTGTTTAGCGTAAACCCTGTTACGACCGAAAAGGTTTCCGCCCTGTTTGCCCGCAATGAACGGGTTGTCTGCATATTTGACACGGCTTTTGGTCCCATGGCGATGATTCTTGTCGGGGCAATGATCGTAGCCAGTATCGAAACCAGCTGGGCAGGCTTGGTCGCCCCCTCACGCCGACGTGTTAAAGCGGTGCAATACGGAGAGGACTTGAATATCCGGTTTGCTCGGGGTGATGAAATGGGGCGGTTCAAACTGGGCTCCACCGTTGTCCTGGTGACGCCACCCAAAACCACTGAATGGCTCGACCACTTGAAAGCCGGTAGCGCCTTGCGAATGGGAGAACCTATCGCAAATCTTCAGGGCTAA
- a CDS encoding rhodanese-like domain-containing protein, which yields MEQLPLIIEPEALVNHLDRSDLILVDLCSLTQYQEAHLPGAHHVAPAETQLGITPGPGRLPTTEALSALISRLGITPDKHVVVYDDEGGGWAGRFIWLLDCIGHTRYSYLNGGLIAWHALSLPLTPTVPPAAETTVSVTVHEAPTVSTDDLIELVNNKSVTVWDARSPQEYTGEKIVSARGGHIPGAINFEWTQAMDPGRDYRLKPLSKLEKILTDLGILNGKPIITHCQSHHRSGLTYLIAKALNQPVQAYAGSWSEWGNRTDTPIESETKVS from the coding sequence ATGGAACAACTACCCCTCATTATTGAGCCAGAAGCACTAGTGAATCATCTGGATCGTTCGGATCTGATCCTCGTGGATCTTTGCTCCCTAACGCAATATCAAGAAGCACATTTACCCGGGGCTCACCATGTCGCACCAGCCGAAACCCAACTCGGGATCACCCCCGGACCTGGACGCCTGCCAACCACTGAAGCACTTTCAGCACTGATTTCCCGTTTGGGCATCACCCCGGATAAGCACGTTGTCGTTTATGATGATGAGGGCGGTGGCTGGGCCGGGCGTTTTATCTGGCTTCTGGACTGTATTGGCCACACTCGTTATTCCTATTTGAATGGTGGACTGATCGCCTGGCACGCGCTGAGCCTGCCACTGACACCAACGGTACCTCCCGCAGCGGAAACCACTGTGTCTGTAACCGTTCACGAAGCCCCCACGGTCAGTACCGATGACCTGATTGAGCTTGTAAATAACAAATCTGTAACGGTGTGGGATGCCCGCTCGCCTCAGGAATATACCGGTGAGAAAATCGTTTCGGCCCGAGGAGGACACATTCCAGGGGCGATTAACTTTGAATGGACTCAGGCAATGGACCCCGGTCGGGACTACCGCCTGAAACCCCTGAGCAAACTTGAAAAAATATTAACGGATCTGGGTATTCTGAATGGTAAACCGATCATTACCCATTGCCAGTCACACCACCGATCGGGTCTGACCTACCTGATTGCCAAAGCCTTGAATCAACCCGTCCAGGCTTATGCCGGCTCCTGGTCGGAATGGGGAAATCGAACGGATACCCCAATCGAAAGCGAAACAAAAGTCAGCTGA
- a CDS encoding HDOD domain-containing protein has product MPDGSKAWTSFFKDKQLPAIPTVGKQALQLLKSGDYTYKDLAYLINRDPVLSFHILSAANETKSAEQPLSKSVDHAISMIGLDALRTVIAKVPYFKPDATNIRHFYYLRALSTSLMAGYLAKAISQYRPTLNTDTLFWTTLFCGAPTWYLWRFATPEMRLVRYAVRSNGKGQEQAEIEILGCTVRDVGIEFCKHLPLPELTQQCFKLENTPSARALVNIARASRQKETPAVPEDRALNHLMGSPTFVPLLCNLLAQQATHDWYSRATLRYLKILSVYLHLSLDRTISIVHQAAATVSQAHPIPGVMAPAAKLMLPPREYINVNSFADVTVASLIAKAQNAESIQQNRKALQKELAQKELIREEPQKEPQAVPDATVGNTVKPPPIETLDAQNTPPSKTPQADKSTDVLVSNPETQDQGNIDQGVEIETGRKANYTLFKQLIHSLSKQPEEFADLHEIMNAAVQGISYGLGLARTTVALVNTKHTRLKAYYTAGTRKNKELGTFQIDLTKPNLFHRLIQSPASIWIKPDTNRSTWALIPPEFKKTAGVQEFFLMSVFVGEKPVAVFYADGGVNAKPMQDWEYKQFKQMCHAVTQCLSEHSLKQKQE; this is encoded by the coding sequence ATGCCCGACGGCAGCAAAGCCTGGACCTCGTTTTTTAAGGATAAACAGCTTCCCGCGATACCCACAGTAGGCAAGCAAGCATTACAATTGCTGAAGTCAGGTGATTACACCTACAAGGATCTGGCCTATCTCATCAACCGCGATCCAGTCTTGTCCTTCCATATACTCAGTGCGGCCAACGAAACCAAATCGGCTGAACAACCACTCAGCAAATCTGTGGATCACGCTATCAGCATGATCGGGCTGGATGCCCTCAGAACAGTGATCGCCAAGGTTCCCTATTTCAAACCCGATGCGACAAACATACGCCATTTCTACTATCTTCGGGCACTCAGCACCAGCCTTATGGCGGGCTACCTGGCAAAAGCAATCAGTCAATACCGTCCAACCCTTAACACCGACACACTTTTCTGGACCACGTTATTTTGCGGCGCGCCAACCTGGTATCTGTGGCGCTTTGCCACCCCGGAGATGCGCTTGGTTCGCTATGCGGTTCGTTCCAACGGCAAAGGCCAGGAACAGGCGGAGATAGAGATTTTAGGGTGCACTGTTCGTGACGTAGGCATTGAATTCTGTAAACACCTGCCGTTACCGGAACTGACTCAGCAATGCTTTAAACTGGAAAATACGCCTTCTGCACGGGCGCTCGTCAACATTGCCCGGGCATCACGTCAAAAGGAAACACCCGCCGTTCCGGAAGATCGAGCATTGAATCACCTGATGGGTTCACCAACCTTTGTTCCGTTGTTATGCAACCTGCTCGCACAACAGGCCACTCACGATTGGTATTCACGCGCAACCTTGCGCTACTTAAAAATACTCTCTGTGTATCTGCACCTTTCACTCGACCGCACGATTTCTATCGTCCACCAAGCTGCTGCAACCGTGTCTCAGGCCCACCCCATTCCGGGCGTCATGGCACCCGCAGCCAAACTCATGCTGCCACCTCGAGAATACATCAACGTTAACTCGTTCGCAGACGTAACAGTGGCAAGCCTGATTGCAAAAGCACAAAATGCAGAGAGCATTCAACAAAACCGGAAAGCGCTACAAAAAGAACTAGCGCAAAAAGAACTAATACGAGAAGAACCACAAAAAGAACCACAAGCCGTGCCCGACGCTACGGTCGGAAACACTGTTAAGCCCCCCCCCATAGAAACCTTGGATGCCCAGAACACGCCCCCCTCAAAAACGCCACAGGCGGATAAAAGCACTGACGTGTTGGTCTCGAATCCCGAAACTCAAGATCAAGGGAACATTGATCAGGGTGTAGAAATTGAAACCGGTCGAAAAGCGAACTACACGCTCTTCAAACAACTCATCCACTCCCTCAGCAAACAACCCGAAGAATTCGCAGACTTGCACGAGATTATGAACGCAGCAGTTCAAGGAATTAGTTATGGTCTCGGGCTGGCACGCACCACTGTCGCGCTGGTCAATACGAAACACACCCGACTCAAGGCCTACTACACGGCAGGTACGCGCAAAAATAAAGAACTGGGTACCTTTCAAATCGATCTAACGAAACCAAACTTGTTCCACCGCCTCATCCAAAGTCCCGCCAGTATCTGGATTAAACCAGATACAAACCGGAGCACCTGGGCTCTAATCCCGCCGGAATTCAAAAAAACCGCCGGTGTCCAGGAATTCTTCCTGATGTCTGTGTTTGTCGGCGAAAAACCCGTTGCCGTGTTCTACGCGGATGGGGGAGTCAATGCCAAACCAATGCAGGATTGGGAATACAAGCAGTTTAAACAAATGTGTCATGCCGTCACGCAGTGCCTGAGTGAGCATTCCCTGAAACAAAAACAGGAGTAA